A region of Camelus ferus isolate YT-003-E unplaced genomic scaffold, BCGSAC_Cfer_1.0 contig385, whole genome shotgun sequence DNA encodes the following proteins:
- the IGFBP1 gene encoding insulin-like growth factor-binding protein 1: MPEVPTVRSWPLLVLLSVQLGAVAGAPQPWHCAPCTAERLALCPPVPTSCPEPTRPAGCGCCPLCALPLGSSCGVATARCARGLSCRALPGEPRPLQALTRGQGSCMPAPSTEATDAKNPAAPENVPSESTEMTQEQLLNSFHLMVASSEDLPILWNAISHYESMRALEITDLKKWKEPCQRELYKVLDRLAREQQKAGDKLYKFYLPNCNKNGFYHSKQCETSLEGEPGLCWCVYPWSGKKILGSVAVRGDPRCHQYFNLQN; the protein is encoded by the exons ATGCCTGAAGTCCCCACTGTCCGCTCCTGGCCGCTTCTGGTCTTGCTGTCTGTTCAGCTCGGCGCAGTCGCTGGCgctccccagccctggcactgTGCACCCTGCACCGCCGAGAGGCTCGCACTCTGCCCGCCCGTGCCCACCTCGTGCCCGGAGCCCACCCGGCCCGCCGGCTGTGGCTGCTGCCCGCTGTGCGCCCTGCCGCTGGGCTCCTCCTGCGGCGTGGCCACTGCGCGCTGTGCCCGCGGGCTCAGCTGCCGTGCACTTCCAGGGGAGCCGCGGCCCCTGCAAGCCCTCACCCGCGGCCAGGGCTCCTGCATGCCAGCACCCAGCACCGAGGCCACAG ATGCAAAGAACCCTGCTGCCCCAGAGAACGTGCCGTCCGAGAGCACAGAGATGACCCAGGAGCAGCTCCTGAACAGTTTCCACCTGATGGTTGCATCCAGCGAAGACCTGCCGATCCTCTGGAATGCCATTAGTCATTATGAGAGCATGAGGGCCCTCGAGATCACAGACCTCAAAAAGTGGAAG GAGCCCTGCCAGCGAGAACTCTACAAAGTGCTGGACAGATTAGCCAGGGAGCAGCAGAAGGCAGGAGACAAGCTTTACAAATTTTATCTGCCCAACTGCAACAAGAATGGCTTCTATCACAGCAAACAG TGCGAGACGTCCCTGGAGGgagagcctgggctctgctggTGCGTCTACCCTTGGAGTGGGAAGAAAATCCTGGGGTCTGTGGCCGTCAGAGGGGACCCCAGGTGCCATCAGTATTTTAACTTacagaactga